The proteins below are encoded in one region of Desulfovibrio sp.:
- a CDS encoding methionine adenosyltransferase: protein MVAASKGKYLFTSESVTEGHPDKVADQISDAVLDAIFKQDPNARVACETLVTTGLAFIAGEITTSAFADFAGIVRETVKNVGYNSSQMGFDWETCAVISSVDKQSADIAQGVDRTKPEEQGAGDQGMMFGFAVNETDTLMPAPVYYAHKLSRRLAYVRKEGILDFLRPDGKTQVCVEYEAGKPIRIDNIVVSSQHDEHVAYDDLVDSIKAEVIHKALPENLVDKNTKIYINPTGRFVIGGPLGDCGLTGRKIIQDTYGGMGHHGGGAFSGKDPSKVDRSAAYFARYVAKNVVASGAAHRCEVQLAYAIGVAEPVSVLVSSAGTSDFSDEALTQAVRAVFDMRPYFITKRLDLKRPIYGLTSCYGHFGRELPEFTWEKTDAVADLKTALKI from the coding sequence ATGGTCGCTGCTTCTAAAGGCAAGTATCTCTTCACTTCCGAATCCGTCACCGAGGGACACCCCGACAAGGTCGCGGACCAGATTTCCGACGCCGTCCTGGACGCCATCTTCAAGCAGGATCCCAATGCCCGCGTTGCCTGCGAAACCCTGGTCACCACGGGTCTGGCCTTCATCGCCGGTGAGATCACCACCTCCGCCTTCGCCGATTTCGCCGGCATCGTGCGCGAGACCGTGAAGAACGTAGGCTACAACAGCTCGCAGATGGGTTTCGACTGGGAGACCTGCGCCGTCATTTCCTCCGTGGACAAGCAGTCCGCGGACATCGCCCAGGGCGTTGACCGGACCAAGCCCGAAGAGCAGGGCGCTGGCGACCAGGGCATGATGTTCGGCTTCGCGGTCAACGAGACCGACACCCTCATGCCCGCCCCTGTCTACTACGCCCACAAGCTGTCGCGCCGCCTGGCCTACGTGCGCAAGGAAGGCATCCTCGATTTCCTTCGCCCCGACGGCAAGACCCAGGTCTGCGTCGAGTACGAGGCTGGCAAGCCCATTCGCATCGACAACATCGTGGTTTCCTCTCAGCACGACGAGCATGTGGCCTATGACGACCTTGTGGACTCCATCAAGGCCGAGGTCATTCACAAGGCTCTGCCCGAGAACCTGGTGGACAAAAACACCAAGATCTACATCAACCCCACCGGCCGTTTCGTGATCGGCGGTCCTCTGGGCGACTGCGGCCTGACCGGACGCAAGATCATCCAGGACACCTACGGCGGCATGGGACACCACGGCGGCGGTGCCTTCTCCGGCAAGGACCCCTCCAAAGTGGACCGCTCCGCGGCCTACTTCGCCCGCTATGTGGCCAAGAACGTGGTTGCCTCCGGAGCCGCCCACCGCTGTGAAGTGCAGCTGGCCTACGCCATCGGCGTGGCCGAGCCGGTCTCGGTGCTGGTCAGCTCCGCCGGGACCTCCGATTTCTCGGACGAGGCCCTGACCCAGGCCGTGCGTGCCGTCTTCGACATGCGCCCCTACTTCATCACCAAGCGCCTGGACCTGAAGCGCCCCATCTACGGGCTGACCTCCTGCTACGGCCACTTCGGCCGCGAGCTGCCCGAGTTCACCTGGGAAAAGACCGACGCCGTGGCCGACTTGAAGACCGCGCTGAAGATCTAG